One window of the Ureibacillus sp. FSL W7-1570 genome contains the following:
- a CDS encoding DapH/DapD/GlmU-related protein encodes MGQSQLPESVKLGQHVVIEEGVKIGENVTIGHHTVILKGTVIGDNVIIGSNCVLGVKKSGNQKMRASDVKQPNLIIGENTKIGNNVTIYAGSEIADHVFVADHASIRENSTIGSQTVIGRGAIVELNTSIGKRCTVQTLAYITGDTILEDDVFIGPCVSMSNDKYMGKQPYQLKGAHIKKGAKIGNNATLLPNITIGENAIVGAGSVVTKDVPANVTVVGVPAKKITK; translated from the coding sequence GTGGGGCAATCCCAACTCCCTGAAAGTGTGAAACTTGGGCAACATGTGGTAATAGAGGAAGGGGTCAAAATCGGGGAAAACGTAACGATCGGCCACCATACAGTAATCCTGAAAGGCACGGTGATCGGTGATAATGTCATCATCGGCTCCAATTGTGTTTTGGGAGTCAAAAAAAGCGGAAACCAAAAAATGAGGGCTTCCGATGTCAAACAGCCGAATTTAATCATCGGAGAAAATACAAAAATCGGCAACAACGTGACAATTTATGCCGGTTCCGAAATTGCCGATCATGTTTTTGTTGCGGATCACGCCAGCATCCGCGAAAACTCGACGATCGGCAGCCAAACGGTCATCGGCAGAGGGGCGATCGTCGAGTTGAATACGTCTATCGGAAAAAGATGCACCGTTCAAACCCTGGCTTATATCACCGGAGATACCATTTTGGAAGATGATGTATTTATCGGTCCGTGCGTGTCCATGTCCAATGACAAATACATGGGGAAACAGCCGTATCAACTGAAGGGAGCCCATATAAAAAAGGGGGCGAAAATCGGCAATAACGCCACCCTTCTCCCAAATATCACAATTGGCGAAAATGCCATTGTCGGCGCTGGATCCGTAGTGACAAAGGATGTTCCGGCCAACGTGACGGTTGTTGGCGTCCCTGCGAAAAAAATAACCAAATAA
- the rlmD gene encoding 23S rRNA (uracil(1939)-C(5))-methyltransferase RlmD, with product MSDKVKIEIGQKFPLTIKRLGINGEGVGFFKRNVIFVKGALPGEVITAKVSKIHPNYAEAEIVRIRESSKHRVNPPCAVYEQCGGCQLQHLSYEGQLKEKRDIVIQSLEKFVPHIVGKVEIRPAIGMENPWHYRNKSAFQVRKIGHEVKAGLFIEGTNKLLNLDDCLVQHPATTKITVGIRNLLEQLGIPIYDGKSKGIIRTIVVRTGIQTGETQVCLVTTKKDIPRKKELVQGIKELDSSIVSITQNINPAKTSLIFGDETIVLDGKETIHEQLGGLSFDLSSRAFFQLNPEQTVVLYDEIKKAAQLSGNETVVDAYCGVGTIGLWLAKDAKEVRGMDVVPESVEDARKNARKHGFSHAKFFTGTAEEWLKKWANEGFVPDVVTVDPPRTGLAPSFINTVLNIKPKRFVYTSCNPSTFARDLKELIKMYKVEYIQPVDMFPQTARVEVVAKLTLKHKCLT from the coding sequence ATGTCTGATAAAGTAAAAATCGAAATCGGTCAAAAATTCCCTTTAACAATAAAAAGGCTTGGCATTAATGGAGAAGGGGTCGGTTTTTTTAAGCGGAATGTCATTTTTGTGAAAGGCGCCCTTCCCGGTGAAGTCATCACAGCAAAAGTATCGAAAATCCATCCCAATTATGCCGAGGCGGAAATTGTGCGAATAAGAGAATCTTCAAAACATCGTGTCAATCCGCCTTGCGCGGTCTACGAACAATGCGGCGGCTGCCAATTGCAGCATTTGTCTTATGAAGGACAACTGAAAGAAAAGCGCGACATTGTGATTCAATCGCTGGAAAAATTCGTTCCGCATATTGTAGGGAAAGTGGAGATAAGACCTGCAATAGGGATGGAGAATCCTTGGCATTATCGAAACAAGAGCGCTTTTCAAGTCCGTAAAATCGGACATGAAGTGAAGGCCGGGCTATTTATTGAAGGAACAAACAAACTTTTAAATCTTGATGACTGCCTTGTGCAGCATCCTGCCACAACAAAGATCACGGTCGGCATCCGGAATCTTTTGGAACAACTCGGCATCCCGATCTATGATGGAAAATCAAAAGGAATCATTCGCACCATCGTTGTCCGGACAGGCATTCAAACCGGAGAAACGCAAGTCTGCCTCGTCACAACAAAAAAAGATATTCCTCGTAAAAAGGAATTAGTTCAAGGCATTAAAGAATTAGATTCCAGTATCGTTTCCATCACCCAAAATATCAATCCGGCCAAAACTTCCCTCATTTTTGGGGATGAGACGATTGTGCTTGACGGCAAGGAAACGATTCATGAACAATTGGGCGGGCTTTCTTTTGATTTGTCTTCCCGTGCGTTTTTTCAATTAAATCCTGAGCAAACAGTCGTATTATATGATGAAATCAAAAAAGCGGCACAACTCTCCGGCAACGAAACCGTGGTCGATGCTTACTGCGGCGTTGGAACGATTGGGCTGTGGCTGGCGAAAGACGCAAAAGAAGTGCGGGGAATGGATGTCGTTCCGGAATCCGTTGAAGATGCGAGAAAGAATGCCCGGAAACACGGATTTTCTCACGCGAAATTCTTCACCGGCACAGCGGAAGAATGGCTCAAGAAGTGGGCGAATGAAGGATTTGTTCCGGATGTTGTCACGGTCGATCCGCCGCGCACCGGCCTTGCGCCAAGTTTTATCAATACCGTATTAAACATTAAGCCAAAGCGGTTTGTCTATACCTCCTGCAATCCTTCCACTTTCGCCAGGGATTTAAAAGAACTGATAAAAATGTACAAAGTGGAGTATATCCAGCCCGTTGACATGTTCCCTCAAACAGCCAGGGTTGAAGTGGTCGCGAAATTAACATTAAAACACAAATGCCTGACTTGA
- a CDS encoding glycosyltransferase: MISVIMSVYNAGDYLKDSINSLLQQTEKDFELIIINDGSTDNSEEVILSFHDERIRYIKHEENKGVAHTRNEGLKLAKGDFITFHYADDLSLPHRFERLLAEFWCEHIGYVHSDMLLINENDSPFSYWQTGNISPDDIYPFFLNVGTPFNNASILFRKEAVENLYYDESIKVGSDTDFVLKVAKGGWRSSHVPEPLYLYRRHQMNLTKNRSYDDLAKHIQLNIKEEDLKTLKEVGEDVENRLLAAKLIAGLALSRRWMTREGYALFYEAIPLVKTERDRRFFEGMKGLVEKNYAHAVHHFQQIENRNHLEENYLGEALLHMRKYKEAYDQFLRALQLSPNYHTPVKNLKVIGILRGYNLIDKHADPFR; this comes from the coding sequence ATGATCAGTGTCATTATGTCAGTTTACAATGCCGGGGATTATCTTAAAGATTCAATCAATAGCCTATTACAGCAGACGGAAAAGGATTTTGAATTGATCATTATCAATGATGGATCAACCGACAATAGTGAAGAGGTCATCCTGTCATTCCATGATGAAAGGATCCGCTATATCAAGCATGAGGAAAACAAAGGGGTTGCCCATACCCGAAACGAAGGACTAAAACTTGCCAAAGGGGATTTTATTACATTCCACTATGCGGATGATTTGTCCCTTCCTCATCGTTTTGAGAGGTTATTGGCTGAATTTTGGTGTGAACACATCGGTTATGTCCATTCCGATATGCTGCTCATCAACGAGAATGATTCCCCTTTCAGCTATTGGCAGACAGGGAATATTTCACCGGATGATATTTACCCATTTTTCCTTAATGTAGGCACTCCTTTTAATAATGCCAGTATCCTGTTCAGAAAGGAAGCCGTGGAAAATCTTTATTATGATGAGAGCATCAAAGTCGGTTCCGATACGGATTTCGTATTAAAAGTGGCAAAAGGGGGATGGCGTTCTTCCCATGTCCCCGAACCGTTATATCTTTATAGAAGACATCAAATGAATTTGACGAAGAATAGAAGTTATGACGATTTGGCAAAACATATCCAGCTGAATATCAAAGAGGAAGATTTGAAAACTCTTAAGGAAGTGGGAGAAGATGTAGAAAACCGGTTGCTTGCGGCCAAATTGATTGCAGGCCTCGCTTTATCTAGAAGATGGATGACAAGAGAGGGGTATGCCCTTTTTTATGAGGCGATACCATTGGTGAAAACGGAAAGGGATCGCCGCTTTTTTGAAGGCATGAAGGGGCTCGTTGAAAAAAATTACGCCCATGCCGTCCATCATTTCCAACAAATAGAGAACCGGAACCATCTCGAGGAAAATTATCTGGGGGAAGCGCTGCTTCATATGAGGAAATACAAAGAAGCTTATGATCAATTTTTGAGGGCGTTGCAGCTGTCGCCAAATTACCATACCCCAGTGAAGAATTTGAAAGTGATCGGGATTTTGAGGGGGTATAATTTGATTGATAAACATGCGGATCCTTTCAGATAG
- a CDS encoding glycosyltransferase translates to MSKKLKILILIRPFTKKFPKHKNKFEMIRAIEKYAEVQYWYKDGNIHDILKEIPFKPDFIFHYDIGWGYVLAPRISGLGEVDIPKGCYLYDAHYSPGERRKYFDQTKMDLIFSASKSTFLKTYGRFKDKFRFFPFSIDPTVFKDWQLEKDIDFLLMGQLYDRTKKTGYQTMTPKGRYPFREAVLEKMRGMEGFVFHPHPGHNAPESALLNEKYAQELNRSKMFFTCGSVLKYPVFKYFEAPACKTLLLAEPVPDILELGFKDGENFVACSQSDFYEKAMYYLKNEEERKRITENGYQFIHTRHTNDVRAKEFVDEVQKFIQKL, encoded by the coding sequence ATGTCAAAAAAACTGAAGATATTGATCTTGATTCGTCCGTTTACCAAGAAATTTCCAAAACATAAAAATAAATTTGAAATGATCAGAGCAATCGAAAAATATGCAGAGGTCCAATATTGGTACAAGGACGGAAACATTCACGACATTCTGAAAGAAATCCCATTCAAACCTGATTTTATTTTCCATTATGATATCGGCTGGGGCTATGTATTGGCGCCGAGGATTTCGGGACTTGGCGAAGTCGATATTCCAAAGGGTTGCTATTTGTATGATGCCCATTATTCCCCTGGCGAGAGGAGAAAATATTTCGACCAAACCAAAATGGACCTCATCTTTTCCGCATCGAAGTCCACTTTTTTGAAAACCTATGGAAGATTTAAAGATAAATTCAGATTTTTCCCTTTTTCCATCGATCCGACCGTTTTCAAAGATTGGCAGTTGGAAAAGGATATTGATTTTTTATTGATGGGCCAATTGTATGACAGGACAAAAAAAACGGGCTATCAAACAATGACGCCAAAAGGGAGATACCCATTCAGGGAAGCGGTATTGGAGAAAATGAGGGGAATGGAAGGATTCGTCTTTCATCCGCATCCGGGCCATAACGCTCCTGAAAGTGCCTTGTTGAATGAGAAATATGCACAAGAACTGAATCGTTCAAAAATGTTCTTTACTTGCGGTTCCGTCTTGAAATATCCCGTTTTCAAATATTTTGAAGCCCCTGCTTGTAAAACCCTCCTTCTGGCAGAACCTGTTCCGGATATTTTGGAGCTGGGATTCAAAGACGGGGAAAATTTTGTTGCTTGCAGCCAGTCTGATTTCTATGAAAAGGCGATGTACTATTTGAAAAATGAAGAAGAGAGAAAGCGGATCACCGAAAACGGCTACCAATTCATCCATACGAGACATACGAATGATGTCAGGGCAAAAGAATTTGTCGATGAGGTGCAAAAGTTCATTCAAAAACTATAA
- the ribE gene encoding riboflavin synthase, with product MFTGIIEDKGIVTGIEKDEKSMKIVIRSPKIVSDASLGDSIAVNGVCLTVTHLTKDEMTVDVMPETVKATTIHQLKKGDYVNLERAMAAGGRFGGHIVSGHVDGVGTIRSKKPVSNAVYYEIEIPKELLEQCIPKGSITVDGTSLTIFGVSDTAITISLIPHTYAETILGMKGIGDQVNIETDMLGKYVLHHLKRINTKEESNITLEFLTQNGF from the coding sequence ATGTTTACCGGAATTATTGAGGATAAAGGGATTGTCACTGGGATTGAAAAAGACGAGAAAAGTATGAAGATTGTGATCCGCTCGCCAAAAATCGTGTCTGATGCGTCTCTTGGAGATAGTATTGCTGTCAATGGCGTTTGTTTAACGGTGACACATTTAACGAAGGACGAGATGACGGTCGATGTCATGCCGGAAACGGTGAAGGCGACGACGATTCATCAGTTGAAAAAAGGAGACTATGTCAATTTGGAAAGGGCAATGGCAGCTGGCGGCCGTTTTGGAGGGCATATCGTTTCCGGACATGTGGATGGAGTGGGAACAATCCGCAGCAAGAAACCGGTATCCAATGCCGTGTATTACGAAATCGAAATCCCAAAAGAGCTGCTGGAACAATGCATTCCGAAAGGTTCCATCACCGTCGATGGAACAAGTTTGACCATTTTTGGAGTCAGTGACACGGCCATCACCATTTCGCTCATTCCGCATACGTATGCAGAAACGATTTTGGGAATGAAGGGAATCGGCGATCAGGTGAATATAGAAACGGATATGCTCGGAAAATATGTGTTGCATCATTTGAAGAGAATAAATACTAAAGAAGAATCAAACATTACATTGGAATTTTTGACTCAAAACGGATTTTAA
- a CDS encoding nucleotide sugar dehydrogenase, which produces METVTVVGLGKIGLPLASVFANSGHFNVIGADKNEKVVETLNKGISHISNEPGLDQLLYQAWKKGTFRATVDTAKAVSQSDVVVVIVPVLVDDKGKINYEFIDSAVEDIGKGIRKGTLVIFETTLPAGDTRNRFGKRIEELSGLTLGTDFYLGYSPERVYSNRIIQDLSNYPKIVSGDSRKSLQMVISFYKKALNCDIIPVSNLETAEFTKVAESVYRDVNIALVNELAIYADSLGVNMKEVIHAANSQPFSHLHSPGVGVGGHCIPVYPYFFINNGLSRGLVQLSREINDKMAKYAVNEIEKHFTTLNNKNILILGLSFRENVKETTNSSTLLLVEELKQKGAVVYVDDPLYSDEEIAAFQVEPFSMKDREKMDAIILQAFHDQYKNFDFKNFPNCQFVLDGRNVLDKKTIEGLGMKYRGIGVQ; this is translated from the coding sequence ATGGAAACTGTCACTGTTGTCGGCTTAGGAAAAATCGGGTTGCCTCTCGCCTCCGTTTTCGCCAACTCGGGCCATTTCAATGTCATTGGTGCCGATAAAAACGAAAAAGTCGTGGAAACCTTGAATAAAGGAATTTCACATATTTCAAATGAACCGGGGCTGGATCAGCTGCTATACCAGGCTTGGAAAAAGGGTACTTTCCGGGCCACGGTGGATACGGCGAAAGCGGTCAGCCAATCGGATGTGGTTGTGGTCATTGTGCCGGTGTTAGTGGATGATAAAGGAAAAATCAACTATGAATTTATCGACTCAGCGGTAGAGGATATTGGAAAGGGGATCCGGAAAGGGACACTTGTCATCTTCGAAACGACACTGCCTGCCGGAGATACGAGAAACCGTTTTGGAAAAAGGATCGAAGAACTTTCAGGACTGACATTGGGGACAGATTTTTATTTAGGCTACAGTCCGGAAAGGGTTTACTCCAATCGGATCATACAAGACCTCTCCAACTATCCGAAAATCGTCAGTGGTGATAGCAGGAAAAGTCTCCAAATGGTCATATCCTTCTATAAAAAAGCATTGAACTGCGATATCATCCCTGTCAGCAATTTGGAAACGGCGGAATTTACGAAAGTGGCCGAATCGGTTTACCGTGATGTCAATATCGCATTGGTCAATGAATTGGCCATTTATGCCGACTCATTGGGAGTGAATATGAAAGAAGTCATTCACGCTGCAAACAGCCAACCTTTTTCACATCTCCACTCACCTGGTGTCGGAGTGGGAGGCCATTGCATCCCGGTATATCCTTACTTTTTTATCAACAATGGATTAAGCCGCGGGTTGGTTCAGCTTTCAAGGGAAATCAATGACAAAATGGCCAAATATGCAGTGAATGAGATCGAAAAGCATTTCACCACTTTAAACAATAAAAACATTCTCATTTTAGGCCTTTCTTTCCGGGAAAATGTGAAAGAAACAACAAATTCCTCCACTTTGCTCCTGGTGGAAGAATTAAAACAAAAAGGCGCTGTAGTGTACGTCGATGATCCTCTGTACTCTGACGAAGAAATCGCGGCTTTCCAAGTTGAACCGTTTTCCATGAAAGACCGTGAAAAAATGGATGCCATCATTCTTCAAGCCTTTCATGACCAATACAAAAATTTCGACTTTAAAAACTTCCCTAACTGCCAATTCGTTTTAGATGGAAGAAATGTCCTCGACAAAAAAACAATCGAGGGGCTTGGAATGAAATATCGGGGCATCGGCGTGCAATAA
- a CDS encoding Gfo/Idh/MocA family oxidoreductase has protein sequence MSGIRVGVAGTGKMGFLHCSKLIQMKNVNFIGVYDKDFQRAAQISKSFHVKAFDSYSELLKNIDAVIIAAPTTFHFSLVAEAVMKNKHVFVEKPMTMTLEEADKIKKLLKNKRLKFQVGHIERFNPAIQRIHEYIQPDQIINIDAKRLAYSDRIKDTDVVLDVMIHDIDIILSLIKSPIKRVSAEGIRLRDSDKFDTVSALLLFENGIVANLMASNISHEKVREFIVYEKEKVIKTNYLMRQQQLIMKELNDHHLTFLVGTENVIANITLPYSDPLLEELRHFVDCIDSDSEPLVGVDEGRAAVEVALKIKQCLIDSK, from the coding sequence ATGAGCGGAATCCGTGTCGGTGTCGCAGGTACCGGGAAAATGGGCTTTTTGCATTGTTCCAAATTGATCCAAATGAAAAATGTAAATTTTATCGGAGTTTATGATAAAGATTTCCAAAGAGCAGCTCAAATCAGTAAATCGTTCCATGTCAAAGCCTTTGATTCGTATTCCGAATTGCTGAAAAATATTGATGCGGTCATTATAGCGGCACCCACGACATTCCATTTTTCGTTGGTGGCGGAAGCGGTTATGAAAAACAAACATGTTTTTGTTGAAAAGCCGATGACAATGACGTTGGAAGAAGCCGATAAAATAAAAAAGTTGTTGAAAAATAAAAGACTGAAATTCCAAGTGGGCCACATTGAACGGTTCAATCCGGCCATCCAAAGAATCCACGAATATATTCAACCGGATCAAATTATCAATATTGACGCAAAAAGACTTGCTTATTCTGATCGTATAAAAGATACGGATGTTGTATTGGATGTCATGATTCATGATATCGACATTATTTTGAGTCTTATCAAAAGTCCGATCAAACGCGTATCAGCGGAAGGAATCCGATTGCGTGATTCCGATAAATTTGACACGGTTTCCGCATTGCTGCTGTTTGAAAACGGAATTGTGGCCAATTTGATGGCCAGCAATATTTCCCATGAAAAGGTGAGGGAATTTATTGTTTATGAAAAGGAAAAAGTGATTAAAACCAATTATTTGATGAGGCAGCAGCAATTGATCATGAAAGAATTGAATGATCATCATTTGACTTTTCTGGTCGGAACAGAAAATGTCATTGCCAATATTACTCTTCCATATTCCGATCCTCTGTTGGAAGAACTTCGCCATTTTGTTGACTGCATTGATTCGGATTCGGAGCCGCTTGTCGGCGTGGATGAAGGAAGGGCGGCCGTAGAAGTTGCATTGAAAATAAAACAATGTTTAATAGATTCAAAGTAA
- a CDS encoding DegT/DnrJ/EryC1/StrS family aminotransferase, translated as MNIPLIDLKKEYGLYGKNIEKAVIEVLQSGSYILGNKVEQFEKEIANYLGVKYAAGVANGTDALLLALAALGIGEGDEVITTPFTFFATAEVIAKVGAKPVFVDIEPDTYNIDVNKIEKAITDKTKAIIVVHLFGMAAEMDKIMEIASAHQLKVIEDACQAIGTEYKGKRVGGIGDIGCFSFFPTKNLGAFGDGGLVVTNDPDLYKKICQLRNHGSEERYIHDFIGMNSRLDEIQAAILIEKLKLLDMFLFKRIIVANTYTQELPNMKKKPPQYTDRTHTYHQYCIEVDDREQLIGFLKEKGIATGIYYPVPLHLQKAFDYLQYRQGDFPVAENAAKHILALPINPTLTVSEQEYIIKTMKDFAGVSP; from the coding sequence TTGAATATTCCCTTGATCGACTTGAAAAAAGAGTATGGGTTATATGGAAAAAATATTGAAAAAGCTGTCATCGAAGTGCTGCAAAGCGGTTCATATATTCTGGGAAACAAAGTGGAGCAATTTGAAAAGGAGATTGCCAATTACTTGGGTGTCAAGTATGCGGCAGGCGTTGCCAACGGAACGGATGCATTGCTTCTCGCCCTTGCGGCATTGGGCATTGGAGAAGGCGATGAAGTGATCACTACGCCATTCACTTTTTTTGCCACGGCGGAAGTCATTGCGAAGGTTGGAGCTAAACCTGTATTTGTCGATATCGAGCCGGACACCTACAACATCGATGTCAATAAAATCGAAAAAGCGATCACGGATAAAACGAAAGCGATTATCGTTGTCCATCTGTTCGGCATGGCGGCGGAAATGGATAAAATAATGGAGATTGCTTCGGCGCATCAATTAAAAGTGATTGAGGATGCGTGCCAAGCGATTGGAACAGAATATAAAGGAAAACGGGTAGGCGGCATCGGCGATATCGGATGTTTCTCCTTCTTCCCGACAAAAAATTTGGGCGCATTTGGAGATGGCGGATTGGTTGTCACAAACGATCCGGATCTTTATAAGAAAATTTGCCAATTGCGAAATCATGGCAGTGAAGAGAGATATATCCATGATTTTATCGGGATGAATAGCCGGCTCGACGAAATCCAGGCCGCCATTTTGATCGAAAAACTTAAATTGTTGGATATGTTTCTATTTAAGAGAATCATTGTGGCCAACACATATACCCAGGAGCTTCCGAATATGAAGAAAAAACCGCCGCAATATACGGATCGAACCCATACGTATCATCAATATTGCATTGAAGTGGATGATAGGGAACAGCTTATCGGTTTTCTTAAGGAAAAAGGGATTGCAACAGGAATCTACTATCCGGTCCCATTGCATCTTCAAAAAGCTTTCGATTATCTCCAATACCGGCAGGGTGATTTTCCTGTTGCGGAAAATGCGGCAAAACATATTTTGGCACTGCCAATCAATCCTACGTTAACAGTCTCGGAACAGGAATATATCATTAAAACTATGAAAGATTTCGCAGGTGTTTCACCATGA
- a CDS encoding glycosyltransferase family 2 protein, protein MPTISLCMIVKNEEEVLANCLSSVAGICDEIIIVDTGSTDNTKEVARKFTDKIYDFTWIDDFAAARNYSFSLATKDYILWLDADDVIPTEEQEKFKALKKTLTDDIDAVSMNYIVQTDNHGNPTFHYRRNRLVKRSKGFKWIGPVHEYLEVYGNILEADVSILHNKKKKKKADSQSIGRNLRIYENRIKKGEEFSPRDLFYYANELKDHKQYKKAITYYREFLDGKKGWIEDNIRACIYMADCYAQLGEQDNELTSLLKTFAYDEPRSEACCRIGDIFKSKNNFKTAVFWYELAIKMKDKKTGGFHQAAYSTWYPHLALCVSYWQLGNVEESIKHHELTKQYIPNDPKVLFNEEFFKNYKNSKNANQ, encoded by the coding sequence ATGCCGACGATCAGTCTTTGCATGATTGTGAAAAATGAAGAAGAGGTTCTGGCGAATTGTTTATCAAGCGTGGCAGGGATATGTGATGAAATCATCATTGTCGACACCGGATCGACTGACAATACAAAGGAAGTGGCGCGAAAATTTACGGATAAAATCTATGACTTCACCTGGATTGACGATTTCGCGGCAGCAAGGAACTATTCCTTCAGCCTGGCGACAAAAGATTATATTCTCTGGTTGGATGCGGATGACGTGATTCCCACGGAAGAACAGGAAAAATTCAAAGCATTGAAAAAAACGCTCACTGACGATATCGATGCTGTTTCCATGAACTATATCGTTCAAACCGACAATCACGGAAACCCGACCTTCCATTATCGGAGAAACCGGCTTGTGAAACGCAGCAAAGGATTCAAATGGATCGGACCTGTCCATGAATATCTCGAGGTTTACGGAAATATATTGGAAGCGGACGTTTCCATTCTTCATAACAAAAAAAAGAAGAAGAAAGCGGATTCTCAGTCTATCGGCAGAAATCTGAGAATTTATGAAAACCGGATCAAAAAAGGGGAAGAATTTTCGCCAAGGGACTTATTTTATTATGCCAACGAGCTCAAAGACCATAAACAATATAAAAAGGCGATTACCTATTACCGGGAATTTTTGGATGGCAAAAAGGGCTGGATAGAAGATAATATCCGGGCTTGCATCTATATGGCCGACTGCTATGCCCAGCTCGGGGAGCAGGATAACGAACTTACATCACTGCTAAAAACCTTTGCCTATGATGAACCGAGATCAGAAGCTTGTTGCCGTATCGGTGATATCTTCAAATCAAAGAATAATTTCAAAACCGCCGTATTTTGGTATGAATTGGCAATAAAAATGAAAGATAAAAAAACAGGCGGTTTCCATCAAGCCGCTTATTCGACCTGGTATCCGCACCTTGCTCTTTGCGTCTCTTACTGGCAATTGGGAAATGTCGAAGAGTCCATCAAACATCATGAATTGACAAAACAATATATCCCCAACGATCCAAAAGTTTTATTTAATGAGGAATTTTTTAAAAACTACAAGAACAGCAAAAACGCCAATCAATAG